One window of Biomphalaria glabrata chromosome 6, xgBioGlab47.1, whole genome shotgun sequence genomic DNA carries:
- the LOC106059910 gene encoding c-Myc-binding protein-like → MTTYKAGDCKREEFRKYLEKAGVLDTLTKVLVVLYEEPEKPNNALDFLKQHLNVTGPDTADIEALKLEISELRQKCEQLQEENNELKAKIQQLEPALEPEVPEN, encoded by the exons ATGACAACATATAAA GCTGGAGACTGTAAGAGAGAAGAGTTCAGGAAATATTTAGAAAAGGCAGGAGTATTAGACACTCTCACAAAAG TTTTAGTTGTACTTTATGAAGAGCCAGAGAAACCCAATAATGCTTTGGA ttttttgAAACAACATCTTAATGTTACTGGACCTGATACAGCTGATATTGAAGCCTTAAAGCTAGAAATTTCAGAACTAAGACAGAAATGTGAACAGTTGCAGGAAGAGAATAATGAATTAAAAGCCAag aTTCAACAACTAGAACCAGCATTAGAACCTGAAGTTCCTGAAAACTGA